The following are encoded in a window of Halosolutus halophilus genomic DNA:
- the folP gene encoding dihydropteroate synthase, with protein MNSVDAAGLGIGDEYPPRIMGVLNVSDESPYDPSVYDDPGEAAQYVDEELIGEGADIVDVGLESANKRFDVRSAEAELDRLSVACETIESVSGDAIFSIETRYAEVAEAALNRGFDMVNDVAGFADPEMPSVCEDHDAAVAKMASPPDIERPGAVEETPWADRKSPEWARQADYVDRVYEALKQNGLTDKTIVDPAFGGWSEAQTLADDRETFSRLREFRALGRPILVSINRKNFLGEIADRETEERLPVSLAATSMAVERGADVIRTHDVSETRDAALIGDAFTERASATAGDVSATRLDVRSRRDLRRQLAEFGIDPSAADDWQTEVVEIEGLDPGARDRLASIAVDRGAVVHAGDQDRVLLLGSTTAVSDVEAQLRGETDSLVRLHITLREMLR; from the coding sequence ATGAACAGCGTCGACGCGGCCGGACTGGGGATCGGTGACGAGTACCCGCCCCGGATCATGGGCGTGTTGAACGTCAGCGACGAGTCGCCCTACGATCCCAGCGTCTACGACGACCCCGGCGAGGCCGCCCAGTACGTCGACGAGGAACTGATCGGCGAGGGAGCGGACATCGTGGACGTCGGACTCGAATCCGCGAACAAGCGGTTCGACGTCCGCTCCGCCGAGGCGGAACTCGATCGCCTCTCCGTTGCCTGTGAGACGATCGAGAGCGTCTCGGGTGACGCGATCTTCTCGATCGAGACCCGGTACGCCGAGGTCGCCGAGGCGGCGCTGAATCGGGGGTTCGACATGGTCAACGACGTCGCGGGCTTCGCCGATCCGGAGATGCCGTCGGTCTGTGAGGACCACGACGCCGCCGTCGCGAAGATGGCGAGTCCGCCGGATATCGAGCGCCCGGGTGCGGTCGAGGAGACGCCGTGGGCCGACCGGAAGTCTCCAGAATGGGCCCGACAGGCCGACTACGTCGATCGGGTCTACGAGGCGCTGAAACAGAACGGACTCACCGACAAGACCATCGTCGACCCGGCGTTCGGCGGCTGGAGCGAGGCCCAGACCCTCGCGGACGATCGCGAGACGTTCAGCAGGCTCCGGGAGTTTCGCGCGCTCGGCCGGCCGATACTGGTCTCGATCAACCGGAAGAATTTCCTCGGCGAGATCGCCGATCGCGAGACCGAAGAGCGCCTGCCGGTCAGTCTGGCGGCGACTTCGATGGCGGTCGAGCGGGGCGCAGACGTGATCCGGACCCACGACGTGTCGGAGACGCGCGACGCCGCACTGATCGGCGACGCGTTCACCGAACGGGCGAGCGCGACGGCCGGCGACGTCTCGGCGACCCGACTCGACGTCCGGTCGAGGCGTGATCTCCGGCGACAGCTGGCCGAATTCGGGATCGACCCGTCGGCCGCGGACGACTGGCAGACGGAGGTCGTCGAGATCGAGGGACTCGACCCCGGGGCTCGCGATCGGCTGGCCTCGATCGCGGTCGATCGTGGCGCGGTGGTCCACGCGGGAGACCAGGATCGCGTACTGCTGCTCGGGTCGACGACGGCCGTATCGGACGTTGAAGCCCAGCTACGCGGCGAAACCGACAGTCTCGTTCGCCTACACATCACGTTGCGTGAAATGCTGCGCTAA
- a CDS encoding 6-hydroxymethylpterin diphosphokinase MptE-like protein encodes MEYDEWEPVYEAIRRDFGYDRAGDERARDVLAELTVPFDFDYLDAIRDATVAIAGAGPSIGTDRARERASNADVVVAASTAVDDLESSGVAVDYMVTDLDKNPETVRRLTHSATPVAVHAHGDNVAAVRAVVPDCAEEYVLPTTQVAPAGPVCNFGGFTDGDRAAFLADHFGADRLVFVGWDLDDPAVGPIKEKKLAWAERLLYWLEQRRGDRFDVLDGRRTAVDTTTLPID; translated from the coding sequence ATGGAGTACGACGAGTGGGAACCCGTCTACGAGGCGATCCGTCGCGACTTCGGCTACGATCGGGCCGGTGACGAACGCGCACGCGACGTACTCGCCGAGTTGACGGTGCCGTTCGACTTCGACTACCTCGACGCGATCCGAGACGCCACCGTCGCGATCGCGGGTGCCGGGCCGTCGATCGGGACCGATCGGGCCCGCGAACGGGCGTCGAACGCGGACGTCGTCGTGGCCGCCTCGACGGCGGTCGACGACCTCGAATCGTCGGGCGTAGCGGTCGATTACATGGTCACCGATCTCGACAAGAACCCGGAGACGGTGCGACGACTCACTCACAGCGCAACGCCGGTAGCCGTCCACGCCCACGGCGACAACGTCGCGGCCGTCAGGGCGGTCGTCCCCGACTGTGCTGAGGAGTACGTCTTGCCGACCACGCAGGTCGCACCCGCGGGACCGGTTTGCAATTTCGGGGGCTTCACTGACGGTGATCGGGCCGCCTTCCTCGCGGATCACTTCGGGGCCGATCGGCTCGTCTTCGTCGGCTGGGACCTCGACGATCCCGCGGTCGGACCGATCAAGGAGAAGAAACTCGCCTGGGCCGAACGACTCCTCTACTGGCTCGAGCAGCGACGTGGCGATCGGTTCGACGTGCTCGACGGCCGCCGCACCGCCGTCGATACGACGACGCTCCCGATCGACTGA
- a CDS encoding MBL fold metallo-hydrolase has translation MTGVETAASVDRIAIGDGSPEGTNSAYVVADRAIVDPGPPTDDAWADLREGFDRVGVDPTDLEYVLVTHWHVDHAGLGPRLARTADATIAMGASDAPLVADYAVERERRLERDAETMRRLGVPDTIVDDVIEEDTPSSMPDAVPVERLADGDTVAGIEALSTPGHTLGHTAYAIDDVLLVGDAVLPTYTPNVGGSDTRTLSAQREGASAEYDPLATFCETIDRLAGRPETLLPGHGTSLETDRIDEIRAHHRERSARARSSLEAAGSGTMTPWELARDLFGDLAGIHAKFGVGEAAAHLRTLERDGRVERVTTDPERYERR, from the coding sequence ATGACCGGCGTCGAGACCGCCGCGAGCGTCGATCGGATCGCGATCGGGGACGGTTCGCCCGAGGGAACCAACAGCGCCTACGTCGTCGCCGACCGAGCGATCGTCGATCCCGGACCGCCGACCGACGACGCCTGGGCGGACCTCCGCGAGGGGTTCGATCGGGTCGGCGTCGATCCTACCGATCTCGAATACGTCCTCGTCACGCACTGGCACGTCGATCACGCCGGTCTCGGACCGCGACTCGCGCGGACGGCCGACGCGACGATCGCGATGGGGGCGAGCGACGCGCCGCTGGTCGCCGACTACGCGGTCGAACGCGAGCGCCGACTCGAACGCGACGCCGAGACGATGCGCCGACTGGGCGTTCCGGACACCATCGTCGACGACGTCATCGAGGAGGATACCCCGTCATCGATGCCGGACGCCGTCCCCGTCGAACGGCTCGCGGACGGGGACACTGTCGCCGGAATCGAGGCGCTGTCTACGCCCGGACACACCCTCGGCCACACCGCGTACGCGATCGACGACGTTCTGCTGGTCGGCGACGCGGTCCTCCCGACGTACACGCCGAACGTGGGTGGGAGCGACACGCGAACGCTCTCGGCGCAGCGGGAGGGGGCGTCCGCCGAGTACGATCCGCTGGCGACGTTTTGCGAGACGATCGATCGACTGGCGGGCCGCCCCGAAACGCTGCTTCCCGGCCACGGAACGAGCCTCGAGACCGATCGGATCGACGAGATCCGTGCCCACCATCGGGAACGATCGGCGCGAGCCCGGTCGTCGCTCGAGGCAGCCGGATCGGGGACGATGACACCGTGGGAACTCGCCCGCGACCTGTTCGGCGACCTCGCGGGGATTCACGCCAAGTTCGGGGTCGGTGAAGCCGCCGCCCACCTCCGGACGCTCGAACGCGACGGGCGAGTCGAGCGGGTGACGACCGACCCGGAGCGATACGAACGCCGCTGA
- a CDS encoding TIGR04024 family LLM class F420-dependent oxidoreductase: MPDRSLHLPVAAQPRVESLTALAQRGEDHGYEYAWLPETWGRDAVTVLTDIARETDEIGLGPSIVNVYSRSPALLGQTATTLQEVADGRLRMGIAPSGPAVIEGWHGVDFDRPLRRTREYIEIVRKVMSGETLNYDGDIFSLAGFRLRCDPPEASVPIDAAGMGPKSVELAGRFADGWHATVFTPEGLEERLEDLRRGMELGDRDPDDVRVTLSMTGCALEDGDRARELARQHLAFYVGAMGTYYRESLSRQGYEDEAHEIAAAWASGDQEDALAAISDDLLDDLGAAGTPERAREELRKFESIEGVDDVAIGFPRGASREEIESTIEAFAPEAQR; the protein is encoded by the coding sequence ATGCCAGATCGAAGCCTACACCTGCCAGTCGCAGCACAGCCTCGCGTCGAATCACTCACCGCCCTCGCACAGCGCGGCGAGGACCACGGCTACGAGTACGCCTGGCTCCCCGAGACGTGGGGCCGGGATGCCGTCACCGTCCTCACGGACATCGCCCGGGAAACCGACGAGATCGGTCTCGGACCGAGCATCGTCAACGTCTACTCGCGATCGCCCGCTCTCCTCGGCCAGACCGCCACCACGCTCCAGGAGGTCGCAGACGGCCGCCTACGGATGGGGATCGCCCCCAGCGGCCCGGCCGTCATCGAGGGCTGGCACGGCGTCGACTTCGATCGGCCGCTCCGGCGGACCCGCGAGTACATAGAGATCGTTCGCAAAGTCATGTCCGGAGAGACGCTGAACTACGACGGCGACATCTTCTCGCTGGCCGGCTTCCGCCTTCGCTGTGACCCACCCGAAGCGTCCGTCCCGATCGACGCCGCGGGGATGGGGCCGAAGTCCGTCGAACTCGCCGGTCGATTCGCCGACGGCTGGCACGCAACCGTCTTCACGCCCGAGGGACTCGAGGAACGGCTGGAGGACCTGCGCCGCGGGATGGAACTCGGCGATCGCGACCCCGACGACGTTCGGGTGACGCTCTCGATGACCGGTTGTGCCCTCGAGGACGGCGACCGCGCGCGCGAACTCGCTCGCCAGCACCTCGCCTTCTACGTCGGTGCGATGGGCACCTACTACCGCGAATCGCTCTCGCGACAGGGCTACGAGGACGAGGCCCACGAGATCGCCGCCGCGTGGGCCAGCGGCGATCAGGAGGACGCTCTCGCGGCCATCTCCGACGACCTCCTCGACGACCTCGGTGCCGCAGGTACGCCCGAGCGCGCCCGCGAAGAACTCCGCAAGTTCGAGTCGATCGAGGGCGTCGACGACGTGGCGATCGGCTTCCCGCGCGGCGCCTCGCGCGAGGAGATCGAATCGACGATCGAGGCGTTCGCGCCCGAAGCCCAGCGGTAG
- a CDS encoding tubulin/FtsZ family protein: MKLALIGFGQAGGKVVDEFLAFDSSIDGGFVESAIAINSATTDLQGLEHVSRRNRVLIGQARVKGHGVGADNELGSQVAEEDIDEIQHAIDRIPVHEIDAFLIVAGMGGGTGSGGAPVLAKHLKRIYTQPVYGLGILPGTDEGGIYTLNAARSFQTFVHEADNLLVFDNDVWRSAGESVESGYDRINEEIVERFGLLFAAGEIEQGDHVAESVVDSSEIINTLSNGVSTIGYASETVADDGLLSSFTGSSGFDEGESVNRMTSLIRKATLGRLTLPCDVASADRGLVVATGPPEYLNRKGVERGRQWLEDETGSMEIRGGDFPIPDRNEVGAIVLLSGVTDVPRVDQLQQVAIEAQETTEQVRASAQEDFETLMDTDGELDALF, from the coding sequence ATGAAACTCGCACTCATCGGGTTCGGTCAAGCAGGCGGGAAGGTCGTCGACGAGTTCCTGGCGTTCGACAGCAGCATCGACGGCGGTTTCGTCGAATCGGCGATCGCAATCAACTCCGCGACGACCGATCTACAGGGCCTCGAGCACGTGTCACGGCGGAATCGCGTACTCATCGGCCAGGCCCGCGTGAAGGGCCACGGCGTCGGTGCCGACAACGAACTCGGCTCGCAGGTCGCCGAGGAAGACATCGACGAGATCCAGCACGCGATCGATCGGATCCCCGTCCACGAAATCGACGCGTTCCTGATCGTCGCCGGCATGGGCGGCGGGACGGGATCGGGCGGCGCGCCCGTGCTTGCGAAACACCTCAAACGGATCTACACCCAGCCCGTCTACGGTCTCGGCATCCTGCCCGGCACTGACGAGGGCGGCATCTACACCCTCAACGCGGCCCGATCGTTCCAGACGTTCGTCCACGAAGCCGACAACCTGCTGGTCTTCGACAACGACGTCTGGCGAAGTGCCGGCGAATCGGTCGAGAGCGGCTACGATCGGATCAACGAGGAGATCGTCGAACGGTTCGGACTGCTGTTCGCTGCCGGCGAGATCGAGCAGGGCGATCACGTGGCAGAGAGCGTCGTCGACTCCTCCGAGATCATCAACACCCTCTCGAACGGGGTCTCGACGATCGGGTACGCCAGCGAAACCGTCGCGGACGACGGACTCCTCTCCTCGTTCACCGGCAGCAGTGGCTTCGACGAGGGCGAGTCGGTCAACCGGATGACCAGTCTCATTCGGAAGGCGACGCTCGGCCGACTCACCCTGCCGTGCGACGTCGCGAGTGCCGATCGTGGACTCGTCGTGGCCACCGGACCGCCCGAGTACCTGAACCGCAAGGGCGTCGAGCGCGGTCGCCAGTGGCTCGAGGACGAGACCGGGAGCATGGAGATCCGCGGCGGCGACTTCCCGATCCCCGATCGGAACGAAGTCGGCGCGATCGTGCTCCTCTCGGGCGTTACGGACGTTCCGCGAGTCGACCAGCTTCAGCAGGTCGCGATCGAGGCCCAGGAGACGACCGAACAGGTCCGTGCCAGCGCCCAGGAGGACTTCGAGACGCTGATGGACACCGATGGCGAACTCGACGCGCTCTTTTAG
- a CDS encoding ABC transporter substrate-binding protein yields the protein MDDGGPPLTRRELVAGAGITGASSLAGCTERLWSQAENNGPKQVSLSIKTVPADDDVVAAKILSQLRENFRAAGIDATHEPVAEADLYRDVLLQENYDVFVLRHSGLDEYDAVRGLLHSRFVSERGWQNPFNYSDVTADEHLETQRRTDESKRTETLRELFEYLETTAPYTVVAYPYQFGGSRRSLDVSRPPRRLVDYVDIMSREGNDWVDDRPLEVGVYGEGLTQRLNPIVVDRNRIEGLLELLYDPLVRRLDDEIVPWLADSIDWDETERLEAEVRLRDGLLWHDGTDLDAEDVAFTIEFLTDTSQGEVDSGVPAPRYRGRVTLVDDVTVVDTRTVRFSFGDTVRPVATRVFTVPVLPEHVWDDRSTVVADRRTEALVTDNEGPIGSGLFSFEESTADTEIVLDSFDDHVFRRTTADRPDLFENFSQFDGIRFQIAPNPGAMIETLVDGEIDVTVGDVPTDQADTIRAASDVSAITGRTDAFYMIGYNVQHPQLSNPHFRRILSRLIDREHTVTEFFDGMAEPATTYSSLFGFPDEDLEYEESPSTVVFPGTDGELSIPRVRSLFADVGYRYENDQLLE from the coding sequence ATGGACGACGGAGGGCCGCCGTTGACGCGACGAGAGCTGGTCGCAGGTGCGGGTATCACAGGAGCCAGTTCCCTCGCCGGGTGTACGGAACGCCTCTGGTCCCAGGCGGAAAACAACGGCCCAAAACAGGTGTCGCTCTCGATCAAGACGGTCCCGGCCGACGACGACGTCGTCGCAGCCAAAATCCTGAGCCAGCTCCGGGAGAACTTCCGCGCGGCTGGAATCGACGCGACGCACGAACCGGTCGCGGAGGCGGATCTCTACCGCGACGTGCTCTTGCAGGAGAACTACGACGTGTTCGTCCTCAGACACTCCGGGCTCGACGAGTACGACGCCGTTCGTGGCCTGTTGCACTCCCGGTTCGTCAGCGAACGAGGGTGGCAGAACCCGTTCAACTACTCCGACGTGACGGCCGACGAACACCTGGAGACCCAGCGACGGACCGACGAATCGAAGCGGACCGAGACGCTCCGGGAGCTATTCGAGTACCTCGAAACTACGGCACCGTACACCGTCGTGGCGTACCCGTATCAGTTCGGGGGCAGCCGACGGTCGCTCGACGTGTCGCGTCCTCCCCGGCGTCTCGTCGATTACGTCGACATCATGAGCCGCGAGGGCAACGACTGGGTCGACGATCGACCGCTCGAGGTGGGCGTCTACGGCGAGGGACTCACCCAGCGGTTGAATCCGATCGTCGTCGATCGAAACCGGATCGAGGGCCTGCTGGAACTGTTGTACGACCCCCTCGTGCGTCGGCTAGACGACGAGATCGTTCCGTGGCTGGCAGATTCGATCGACTGGGATGAAACGGAACGACTGGAAGCGGAGGTCAGGCTCCGTGACGGCCTGCTGTGGCACGACGGGACCGACCTCGATGCGGAGGACGTGGCGTTTACGATCGAGTTTCTCACGGATACGTCACAGGGCGAGGTCGACAGCGGCGTGCCAGCACCCCGATATCGGGGCCGAGTGACGCTCGTCGACGACGTCACGGTCGTCGACACGCGGACTGTCCGCTTCTCGTTCGGTGATACCGTCCGTCCAGTCGCCACCCGCGTCTTTACCGTTCCCGTGTTGCCGGAACACGTCTGGGACGACCGATCGACGGTCGTCGCGGATCGACGGACGGAGGCCCTCGTGACGGACAATGAGGGCCCGATCGGATCCGGACTGTTTAGCTTCGAGGAGTCGACAGCCGACACCGAAATCGTCCTCGACTCGTTCGACGACCACGTCTTCCGGCGGACGACGGCCGATCGACCGGACCTGTTCGAGAACTTCTCCCAGTTCGACGGGATCCGGTTCCAGATCGCCCCGAACCCGGGTGCGATGATCGAGACGCTCGTCGACGGCGAAATCGACGTTACTGTTGGCGACGTCCCGACAGATCAAGCCGACACCATCAGGGCCGCATCAGACGTCTCGGCGATAACCGGGCGTACCGACGCGTTCTACATGATCGGATACAACGTCCAACACCCCCAGCTCAGCAATCCACACTTCCGGCGGATCCTGTCGCGACTGATCGATCGGGAGCACACTGTCACGGAATTTTTCGACGGAATGGCCGAACCTGCGACTACGTACAGTTCGCTGTTCGGCTTCCCCGACGAGGATCTTGAGTACGAGGAGTCGCCCAGTACGGTTGTCTTTCCCGGCACCGACGGCGAACTCTCGATCCCTCGCGTTCGATCGCTGTTCGCGGACGTGGGATACCGCTACGAGAACGACCAACTGCTCGAGTGA
- a CDS encoding phosphatase PAP2 family protein — protein sequence MALIGVVLELALVVTTMLVTATLVIVGPRRLVAALREFRWRMEACALPLVALAVVLFVRWSTRDVFQRLERRVLGTNITPYLFDLERTVFGTNPVAVLQSFQAEPLTSFFVFSYIYGYAFLLLFPLIAYFALDEMNSLSTLVLAFTANYAIGLVCYVLFIAYGPRNLDPLLFDGLLYESFPQARLLTNQVNQSTNVFPSLHTSLSMTVFFVAWLTREKYPLWVPIAGFFAISVALSTMYLGIHWFSDVVAGTALALISVYIGHNYTVEEILASVRAFLVTPFETGGKLDR from the coding sequence ATGGCGCTGATCGGAGTCGTCCTCGAACTCGCCCTCGTCGTTACGACGATGCTCGTAACCGCGACGCTGGTCATCGTCGGTCCACGTCGGCTCGTGGCAGCACTGCGTGAGTTCCGGTGGCGGATGGAGGCGTGTGCGCTCCCGCTCGTCGCGCTCGCCGTCGTATTGTTCGTCCGGTGGTCGACACGCGACGTCTTCCAGCGACTCGAGCGGCGAGTCCTCGGGACCAACATCACGCCGTACCTGTTCGACCTCGAGCGAACGGTGTTCGGGACGAATCCGGTGGCGGTCCTCCAGTCGTTCCAGGCCGAACCGCTCACGTCCTTTTTCGTCTTCAGCTACATCTACGGCTACGCGTTCTTGCTCCTGTTCCCGTTGATCGCGTACTTCGCGCTCGACGAGATGAACTCCCTGTCGACGCTAGTGCTCGCCTTTACCGCCAACTACGCGATCGGGCTGGTGTGTTACGTCCTGTTCATCGCCTACGGGCCACGGAACCTCGATCCGCTGTTGTTCGACGGACTGCTCTACGAGTCGTTTCCGCAGGCCAGACTCCTCACGAATCAGGTCAACCAGAGCACCAACGTCTTCCCCTCGCTGCATACCTCGCTCTCGATGACGGTGTTTTTCGTCGCGTGGCTCACCCGCGAGAAGTACCCGCTCTGGGTCCCGATCGCCGGATTCTTCGCGATCAGCGTCGCCCTGTCGACGATGTATCTCGGGATCCACTGGTTCTCGGACGTGGTTGCGGGGACGGCCCTCGCGCTCATCAGCGTCTACATCGGCCACAACTACACCGTCGAGGAAATCCTCGCGTCGGTACGGGCGTTCCTCGTGACGCCGTTCGAAACGGGTGGCAAACTCGACAGGTGA
- a CDS encoding cryptochrome/photolyase family protein, with protein MILHWHRRDLRGRDNRGLARAADGDPIVPCFVLDPTVLEHASPIRVHCLLEALAGLRSWYRDRGSDLLVGRGEASAVIRDFAATYDASTVVWNADYSGLARDRDRAVTAALEDDGIEVETAHDAVHHEPGSITPAQGDHYSVFSYFWTKWQDREKAAPIDPPAEADLAAVSGEGLPSVDDLGFDDPEASPPTVTQERGRERLTEFCSGPIYRYADERDYPAADATSRLSPHLKWGTIGPRTVYAATERAADRADAPSERASVEAFRRQLAWREFYAHVLAYNPEIVVENFSGYEFEIPWRNDPDELAAWKAGETGYPIVDAGMRQLCKEGWVHNRVRMIVASFLTKDLLIDWRTGYDWYRRKLADHETANDVGGWQWAASTGMDAQPYFRVFNPMKQGRDYDPDAEYVKTYVPELADASPAEIHDWDEHGPADRERIAPAYPAPIVDHADRRERAIEAFERARGGDQEQ; from the coding sequence GTGATCCTGCACTGGCACCGCCGTGATCTCCGGGGAAGAGACAACCGTGGGCTCGCTCGCGCCGCCGACGGCGATCCGATCGTTCCGTGTTTCGTCCTCGATCCCACCGTCCTCGAGCACGCCTCGCCGATCCGGGTGCACTGCTTGCTCGAGGCGCTCGCGGGGCTCAGATCGTGGTATCGTGACCGCGGAAGCGATCTGCTCGTCGGCCGCGGCGAGGCCAGCGCGGTGATTCGCGACTTCGCGGCGACGTACGACGCGTCGACCGTCGTCTGGAACGCGGACTACAGCGGCCTCGCCCGCGATCGGGATCGAGCGGTCACAGCCGCCCTCGAGGACGACGGCATCGAGGTCGAGACGGCTCACGACGCCGTCCACCACGAACCGGGATCGATCACGCCCGCCCAGGGCGACCACTACTCGGTGTTCTCGTACTTCTGGACGAAGTGGCAGGACCGCGAGAAGGCCGCCCCGATCGATCCGCCGGCCGAGGCCGATCTCGCGGCCGTCTCCGGAGAGGGGCTGCCGTCGGTCGACGACCTTGGATTCGACGATCCCGAGGCGTCGCCGCCGACCGTCACGCAAGAGCGGGGCCGCGAGCGCCTCACCGAGTTCTGTTCGGGGCCGATCTATCGGTACGCCGACGAACGCGACTATCCGGCCGCCGACGCGACCTCGCGGCTCTCGCCACACCTCAAGTGGGGGACGATCGGGCCACGGACGGTCTACGCGGCCACCGAGCGGGCGGCCGATCGGGCCGACGCACCCTCCGAGCGAGCGAGCGTCGAGGCGTTTCGGCGACAGCTCGCGTGGCGAGAGTTTTACGCGCACGTGCTCGCGTACAACCCCGAGATCGTCGTCGAGAACTTCAGCGGGTACGAGTTCGAGATCCCGTGGCGAAACGACCCCGACGAACTCGCCGCGTGGAAGGCCGGCGAGACGGGGTATCCGATCGTCGACGCGGGAATGCGCCAGCTTTGCAAGGAGGGCTGGGTGCACAACCGCGTCCGGATGATCGTCGCGTCGTTCCTGACGAAAGACCTGCTGATCGACTGGCGAACGGGGTACGACTGGTACCGTCGGAAGCTGGCGGATCACGAGACTGCGAACGACGTCGGCGGCTGGCAGTGGGCCGCCTCGACCGGGATGGACGCCCAGCCGTACTTCCGCGTGTTCAACCCGATGAAACAGGGACGGGACTACGATCCCGACGCCGAGTACGTCAAAACGTACGTGCCCGAACTCGCCGACGCGTCCCCGGCGGAGATTCACGACTGGGACGAGCACGGTCCCGCGGATCGCGAGCGGATCGCACCCGCCTACCCGGCACCGATCGTCGACCACGCCGATCGCAGGGAACGGGCGATCGAGGCGTTCGAGCGGGCGCGTGGAGGCGATCAGGAACAGTGA
- a CDS encoding HalOD1 output domain-containing protein gives MSPSPDPSSSSGSVPPSQAIVEAIAARDGVDVTDVEPPAYDPLYTVINPEALDALFRSIETRAGETPTGSNDAPDARVVVEYEGYEITVYSDGHVELSELSAGDESAEDEPTGDDSTGDPIEE, from the coding sequence ATGTCCCCGTCGCCCGACCCGTCGTCGTCCTCTGGATCGGTGCCACCGAGCCAGGCCATCGTCGAGGCGATCGCCGCACGCGATGGCGTCGACGTGACCGACGTCGAGCCACCGGCGTACGATCCGCTGTACACGGTGATCAATCCCGAGGCGCTCGACGCCCTGTTTCGATCGATCGAGACCCGGGCCGGCGAGACGCCGACGGGATCAAACGACGCCCCCGACGCACGCGTCGTCGTCGAGTATGAGGGGTACGAGATCACCGTCTACAGCGACGGCCACGTCGAACTGTCGGAACTGTCCGCGGGGGACGAATCCGCGGAGGACGAACCCACTGGGGACGACTCCACCGGGGACCCGATCGAGGAGTGA
- a CDS encoding Gfo/Idh/MocA family protein, protein MTPDRSDCRTGIVGLGNIGQYHAERLRDLDVPLVGGMDVAAEARTRFARRYDVDVYEDHNDLYDVVDAVIITTPNKYHEEYAIDAFGRNLHVLLEKPLAHSIESAERIADAAVDSSGYCMVGFNNRFANTVQIVKNRIDRGDLGEVGHIEANYIRRRGIPGRGSWFTRREIAGGGSLIDLGVHAIDLALYLFGYPDATEVNGVTRGEFGGREEYAYLDMWAEDEGAAGFDVDDSASAFVRCDRNRTISLEVAWATNRPANHEFFVRGTEAAARFDLLDGDLSFHSASKVGPDHLENTSIETRQNDTHTEEQKAFFDAISDGDYENEAISDSIERALKVQQIIDAIYQSSEEGATVSIGE, encoded by the coding sequence ATGACACCCGATCGATCAGACTGCAGGACCGGTATCGTCGGCCTCGGCAATATCGGCCAGTACCACGCCGAACGACTCCGCGATCTCGACGTTCCGCTCGTCGGTGGGATGGACGTCGCCGCCGAGGCGCGGACGCGCTTTGCCCGTCGGTACGACGTCGACGTCTACGAAGATCATAACGACCTGTACGACGTCGTCGACGCCGTTATCATCACGACGCCGAACAAGTACCACGAGGAGTACGCCATCGACGCCTTCGGGCGAAACCTGCACGTCCTGCTCGAGAAACCCCTCGCACACTCGATCGAGAGTGCCGAACGGATCGCCGACGCGGCGGTGGACTCCAGTGGTTACTGTATGGTCGGGTTCAATAACCGGTTCGCGAACACGGTCCAGATCGTCAAGAACCGGATCGATCGGGGTGATCTCGGTGAAGTGGGCCACATCGAGGCGAACTACATCCGTCGACGGGGGATCCCCGGTCGCGGGTCGTGGTTCACCCGCCGCGAGATCGCCGGCGGGGGCTCGCTCATCGATCTCGGCGTTCACGCGATCGACCTCGCGCTGTACCTGTTCGGGTACCCCGACGCGACGGAGGTAAACGGCGTGACGAGGGGCGAGTTCGGCGGTCGCGAAGAATACGCGTATCTCGACATGTGGGCAGAGGACGAAGGGGCTGCTGGTTTCGACGTCGACGACTCGGCGAGCGCGTTCGTTCGCTGTGACCGGAACCGGACGATCTCGCTCGAGGTGGCGTGGGCGACGAACCGGCCAGCGAACCACGAGTTTTTCGTTCGGGGAACCGAGGCGGCCGCCCGGTTCGACCTGCTCGACGGCGATCTCTCGTTCCACTCCGCGAGCAAGGTCGGCCCCGACCACCTCGAGAACACGTCCATCGAAACCCGGCAGAACGACACTCACACGGAAGAGCAGAAGGCCTTTTTCGACGCGATCAGCGACGGAGACTACGAAAACGAGGCCATCAGCGACAGCATCGAACGAGCACTGAAGGTCCAGCAGATCATCGACGCGATCTACCAGTCGAGCGAGGAGGGAGCGACGGTCTCGATCGGTGAGTAG